The window GCTCACTACCTTGTACCTACATGATAACCAACTCTCTGGACATGTTCCACGAGATCTAGGTTCCCTTGTGAATCTGGAAGACTTGGAACTTAATAAAAACAAACTCGTGGGctccatccctaatacctttggaaATTTAACCAAGCTCACTACCTTACACCTCGCTGGCAATCAATTCTCCGGACATGTTCCACGGGAAATTGGCAGCTTAATTGGACTCAAAGATTTAGAGTTTGATGTTAACAATCTCTCTGGTCCCTTGCCAGTTAACTTGTGTGCTAGTGGCATGCTGGAGAGATTAACTGCATCTGACAACAATCTCAATGGACCTCTGCCATCAAGTTTGGTAAACTGCAGAAGCCTAGTCCGTGTTCGCCTTGAAAGGAATCAAATCAAAGGAGATATTTCTGATATGGGAGTTTATCCAAATCTGGTATACATGGATATGAGCTCAAATAATTTTTTTGGTCAATTATCTTATAAGTGGGGTGAATGTCATAATCTTACAATGCTACGCTTCTCAAACAACAACCTTACGGGAGAAATACCCGCAAGTATGGGGCGACTATCAAACCTAGAGCTACTTGATCTTTCATCGAACAAGCTTGAAGGAGAGATTCCAAGCGCACTAGGAAATTTAAAAAATTTGTTCAACCTAAGCCTCGCTGACAATTTGCTCCATGGAAGCATTCCAAAACAAATTGGAGCGCTATCCAATCTAGAGTTGTTAGATTTCTCATCAAATAACCTGAATGGTTCGATACAAGATTCAATCGAGCATTGTCTGAAGCTTCACCTTCTAAAGTTGAATCACAATAACTTCAGAGGAAACATCCCTGACGAGGTAGGGTTATTGCACAACTTACATGGCCTATTGGATTTAAGCGATAATTCTTTTACTGGGGCAATACCAAGCCAACTTAGTGGTATGTTGATGCTAGATATTATGAATCTTTCACACAATGAACTTAATGGCTCCATCCCGTCATCATTCCGGATTATGGAAAGTTTGACATCCATTGATGTATCTTACAATGAACTGGAAGGGCCAGTCCCGGAGAGTAAGCTCTTCCAAGGAGCTCCAATCCAGTGGTTCATGCATAATAAGATATTATGTGACGTGGTGAAAGGATTGCCCCCTTGTAGTAGTGCAACTAGgaggagagaggaaaagaaagggtacaaaataCTTGTACTAGCCATCGTTCCTGCTCTGATGTCTCTTGTTCTTGTTGCGGTGATTTTGATGTTTTGGCATGAAAAGAAGAAAATCAAGGACACTAACACCGACAAAGTAACACAAGCAGCTGCCTTCTCTATTTGGAGTTTTGATGGGGGAAATTTGTTCAAGCAAATCGTTGAAGCAACCAACGATTTTAGCGAGATGCATTGCATAGGGACTGGGGGATATGGATctgtctacaaagctagacttgcaaCTTGTGAAATATTTGCAGTGAAGAAGATACATATGATAGAAGATGAGTGTTGCATGAATGAGCTAGTGTTCAAGCGTGAAATCGAGGCATTGGTGCAAATTCGTCATCGAAACATCGTAAGACTATTTGGGTATTGTTCCTCTAGCCAAGGCAGGTTCCTTATATATGAATATATGGAGAAAGgagacttggcaaaaacactaaaggATGAAGAAAGGGCAATTGAACTGGATTGGAGAAGGCGGATACATATCATGATCGACCTTGTTCATGCTTTGGCATACATGCATCATGATTGTTCATCACCAATAGTACATCGAGATATAACAAGCAGCAACATTTTGCTTGATATAGAATTTAGAGCTTGCATCTCTGACTTTGGCACGGCCAAAATTCTCGATATGTATGGCCAGAATCTCACAAGGCTTGCCGGGACGAAGGGCTATCTTGCCCCAGGTAAATAAAACTAAAACCTTAACTACTAGTTTTGCAATTTTGGCAATACATAAGTACGTAGATGTAAACTTTGATGTAATCTAATAATTATGATGAACTTTGAACTGTTTAGCTGCAATATATACACTAACTAATTTTAATTATTGCAGAACTAGCATATACAGAAAATGTGACGGAGAAATGTGATATATACAGCTTCGGAGTGCTTGTTTTGGAGCTATTTATGGGATCCCATCCAGGCGATTTGCTCTCATCCCTCTCGTTGGCCACCAAAAGCAATGTTGTGTGCCTACAGGATCTGCTGGACTCCAGGCTCGTGCTACCAGATGCTGAAACCACTAGAAAAATATACTATATGTTCAACATTGCAGTTCAGTGCCTAGAGCCAAGTCCGTCACGCAGGCCAACGGCACGACGTGCCAGCGACGAGCTATCCATAATTAAAGCTTCTGAAGATCATGTCGATTATTTGCAGGCTGGCATCACCTTTCCTGCACTGTAGTGCCTATGGCTATGGAGGATGAAATCGTATCACACGGTTTCTTCTCAGCTACCTATATCTGCCCTAGCTACTTGTTTAAAAAGTGTTTTTTTCTATGTAAGGGTAAGAGAAGTAAAATCTGATGGTGTATATGGAACTAGCAAACCTGTAATTACAAACCGCTTTGGTTTGCTTGAACCAAGAGACAATTCACTGCTGCAAAACAACTCTGCCCTCACGGGTAGTCTTTGAGTAATTCGGTCATGTCAACGGTCATTTTCCTCCTTTGGAGAGGAGCATATGTATTTTCCCTACTGAAAACAGAGTTAGCTAACTATGACATTTCATTGTATGTTCTTGCTGCATAGCTCTCTCCCAGAGTTATCATAACGAGACAAGCAAAATTCACGTGGACAAATGTTCTTGCATCCTAAAAATCCAAAGAAAGGGGACTGGAGACTTAACGTGAGATGGTGGACCTTCTTGCCGCCGCTTCCTCAGGCTCGGCGCCACGCCAACCACACCAACCTTGGCACGGGCTCACGGCATGGTGTCGTGGCAGGCAAGGCGAGGCTATGGCCCCGCCTAGGCGAGGTGGGCCCTCTTCCACCATGGCAAGGTCAGGTCCGCGATGAGCGTGTGGCTGATGTCACTGGCCGAGGCGGCTACCAGTGCGCCAGTGGCTGATGTCGTGGCACGCGAGGCGCGGGTGCCGTCCCGCCCCGGCAAGATGGGCCCTCTTCCACCATGGCGAGGTTAGGTCCGGGATGAGCGGTTGGCTGATGTCGCTAGTTGAGGGGGCTACCGGCGCGCCGGTGGCCGTGGAGGAGTTTGGCCCCGCCCCGGTGTGCTTCGAGGAGGCCGTGGTGTCCAGGAGAAACCTGGCCGGTATGAGCACGGAGAGGCTCCTAGAGGCGTTCGACTTCATCCGGTGCAAGGCCAGGGCAAAGTGCAGCGTCGCCGACGCGCCCGGAGCCGGCAACAAAACTACAAACCTCCGCGTCACCATTCTCTTCCGCACGGGCGGCCGGTCCTTCAAGGACGAGGCCGGCGTCGAGCGGGTGTTCCGCAAGGAGTGCACGCGCGTGGCCGGGCCAAGCTGCGTGCTGACCATAGCGCATTCCGACAACCTGACCTTCTGCGATCAGGTACCTAATGTTATGACTCAAacatcacatatatatacaacTGCATTGTGCTATGCATATTGAATTCATGcaccagccaactcatccaaaagtctgaactgatggatggaggtgggcaatatatttcaacactctcCCTCACGTCTAGGCTATTTTAGTCCTTAGACGTGGGATCGATGTAGGCCGCAGAATCGTTTTATTCAATACTGcgttggcagggtcttgaactcaagacctcttggctctaatgccatacactacaagaaatatgttaatccatgacggatttctGATGACATTTTCAGAAACTGTCATGGACGGCCTGGCAGAGCCCCGCAAGCCCGCCAAAGCCCGCATAGACTTCACCCATATAAAATTCTAACCCTAACCCTCATCCTCTCCCTCCCCTGCAGCCCCTTCTGATTCCCCATCGTCCCTCCCACATCGCCGCCACCAACCATCTCCTCGCCTTCCTCCTGCCATTGCTCTCCGCTGACCCTCCCCCTTCTCTCCTCTCACCTTGCAGCACCAGCAGCTACCAGATACGCCGCATCCCACACGCATCGCAGCCAACGCCCGCCGGTTCCGGTGACTCCACCACCGCACAACACACACATGAGCTGGTCTCCGACCCCTCCGTCCTCTAGGCAGCTGGATCCGCCGCTCCCGTTCTCCGGCGCTCGCCCACGACGCCTAGCCTGTGGCTAGGGTTTCAACTGCAGCGTCGCGTCCATCGTCGGCACGTCTCCAGCGGCTTCGCTCCATTGCACACCGCGCGGCCTCGCGCCCTCTCCACCTTCTGGATGGCGTCTCCCAGCTCAGTGTGTTCGCCCGCGTTGGGCTGCACGGCGGCGACCCCAACCTCCTCTCCTCTGCAGCATTTGGACCACTGGAGGCTCTCCCTTGACCATGTGAGCACCTCAATCCCCATCTTCCTCTCCCCCTGCCATCTTATTTTTTTTGTTAGGATGGGCTTTGACTGACCGAACGTGCTCATCTGTCTAAATAAAGAGGCAATGATTCAGCCTAAATATTTATAGGTTCCTGAAAATTTTTGAACATCAAATTTTCACCCAATTGTTATAGGTTCTGCCATCTAATTTTCACCCAATACATAAAGATGTCAGGAACAATATTTACCCTATATCTGAATAAACCATATATCCAGGACCATTAGTTCATCCATGAATTCTAGGCAAGAGGAATAAGCTTACCCTGTACAAACATTGGTCCATGAGAATACGGAAACAGAGTCAGACCACAGCTGTTTCTGACCAAAACATAGCCAACTCAGTCAGAGTACTTTGACATCATAGTAACAGTTCTAAATGGAAATAAACTAACATACCAATGGTATTTTTATAAATAGAAATAATCAATGGCAAAGTCATAGTTCCACAGGAGTCTAGTGTCATTGTCACAAACTACTCATTTactcttaagaaaaatgacactGTATCCTTTTACATTAAGAAATCAATTGCTCTAACTGCACATAATAAGTGTTCAGCATGCAGCTGTATACATATGCTGAGATTATACATATAGCTCACAACCATGAGTGTTGCAGGTCCTGAACATACACTTGCTCTGACTGAAACATACTGAATTAGATACAAAAAGATCGCAGATAGAAGAGATGTCTAGATATCAGAGTTACAACTAGCGTGCTCCAATTAACAGGTAGAGATCACGGGCAGTTTGATGCATGCCTAAAAGATTCCTATTTACAAACCAAATACTACTAATCTGAAGGTCTTTTCATGCTCAATGAGATTGAATGGCTCAATGTAGTAGATCAGCCCTTCACTTTGCCGGCCCCTGAATTCTCTTAAGAACTATTCCTTCCATGATGTTGCCCCACGTGTGAGTAAATAATATCATAGTCAAGGAGGTAATTCGTTACGTACAAAGTAAAATGTAAAACATCAGCAGCAGTAGAATGAACTATCAATAATGGAAAATGTATGTCGATCTTGTCGCATGGTAAACAAAACATGATTTGAGGTAGACACATGGATGAACTGTGGTGACCATGTGGATattaatcaaggagaaagaatacaGAGATGGTTAGTTGCATATCTTTTAAAGCATGAACAGTATTCTCATCCAAGTGGGCTGCTGTACCAGTACGTATTCATTCACAATATTCAGGAAAATCCTAGATAGTAAAACATTGTAGATCAGAAGTGTTTTTTCTAGGTAAATTCCATGTCAACAAAACAAACAGGATATAGAGTGGTCATGAATTTGGAACCATAACAGTAGCAAGGCAAAAGGAAGTCAATATGAGGAGAACATTGTTGGGTGGTACTCACTGAACCCTGCTGAAAACGAAGATATGGTAAGTTAAAGCTTCATGGAGAAACTACACATCAGAAGATTGTGGATCAATGAGCCCCAACAAAATTTCAAGTTAAAGCTTCATGCACAAAAAAGGGCAGTATCCTGCAGCAAAAGTAAATTAAAGAAATCACATAAAAAGTAGAGTAAGATATGTTTAGAACTACAATTAAAAATGCGAGAAAACCATGCTCACCTTTCTTTAGCAACAGTTCACTTTCACTACTACCTGGTTGTACCTCTTTAATGTCCACGAATGTTTTCTTCTCTGCATAGAGTATGGGTCAAAAGTCAAAAAGGCGAAAAAGGCGCCGACACCGGTTACTTGGAAACAATAATTAACTTTTGTAGTTTGTTTACCTTCTTTTGTCTCTGGAGTATACTTTGTCTGTCCATACTTCTGCTCCAGAAAGACAGGAAAAATTGTAAGTAACAATGAAAGAAAGAAGAATTGATTACCTGACTTCTTCATTACCGCCTTGATGTCTTGTTCAATTATTACCTAACTTCTCAATATACTTGGATGAATAATCCTTCTGTTTTCCCTTCTTTTTTGTGTTTGCAAGCAACAGTTTAAATGATGCTGAGTTTATTTTGCTTATTACAGCAAAGGTGATGGATTTTATACTATTGCATTTCTGGAAATGCAGTGATGGATTTTATACTATTGTATTTCTGGAAATGCGTGTACACCGAATTGCAATCTGAAGGAGCGATGGAAGTGAAGGCTGCGTGCTTTTTCTTTAAGATAATCTAATTAAGTGCTTTTTCTTTAAGATATCTAATAGATGATATATTGCTTTTGCTTCAGATTTAAGAGTGTTTGATCTTCCATATACAAAAAAATGAGATCTAGGTATATTCCCTTGAATTATTTACTACATACATTTTCATGTGAGGGATGTTTATAGAAAGCAACTGAAATAATAATCAGGAATAGAGAATATGCTAGTAATCCTTTTTTATTATACTTTCCCTTCTATTCATTTTGTTGTAAAGATAATAATCAGGAAGTGGCATGTATACAATTTCAACATATGTTCTGTCTCAATTCTTTATCCCATCTCATATTGAAGTGTGGGCAGAGATAATTATACGTTGTATGCCATGAAGGCTAATCAGTAAATTGGAGAATGCATGTTTTTTTTATTCCAACATATGTTACTGTTCTTCACAATTCCCAGGTGTGGTTAATCTAGATGTGAAGGTTATCGTACTAAGTGGATCATTTAATTGGCTAAAATGGTCTTGCCTTTGAGTGGTTTTATTTTACAATTGCATGCAAAAGGCAAGTTTATTgacataattacttttaattgatgAACAAAGTATGCCTCCAATATTACTATTATGCTTTTTCTTAGCGTGCGTTGCCCACATTTTTTATGCTACCTTAGTATAGTAGTGGTGTGTGCATCGGATGATTGCTTGGAAAATCAACTAATTATTGCTCTTTGTATTCATTTGGGAGCTGGCTGTTATAACTTATTATAATTTTGTATGTGTTTTGGATTCTTTGCAGGTTTTGCAGTTAGTCTGGAGATTGAAGTTTTTCAGTAGGATTACTTGGGTCCAAATAGCTGCGTGGAATTGGCTATGTAGTGTTGGAGATTAAAATCACATAGTGGTGCATTTTCAACGAAGTCATGTTACTCGATTTTTTAAATGCTTATAGCGCCTTCTAGATATGCTTGTGATGTTTTGATATTAATTTTGTTTTTTGAATCAGACTTGTATTGTCTTGTAAACAAATGCTATTTTTTGAATGAATATAATTGGTTGTCTTGTTGTAAATTGTGATGCATCGAGAAAACATGTTGGACTAAAAAAGGGGGTTAATGGGGCGGACTGGAATGAAATTATTAGGCCAAAACCCTAATTGGGCTTTACTATAGGGGCCATGCTCGCCTCCATGTCAGATCCACGTAGACGCCAAGTTAGGTCCATGTTGCTTCCACGTCATGAAAATCGGTGACGGCTTGTTCCGCCATATCCTAGTTTGGGCCGGGCGGGCCTGGGGCAGATCCATGACGGCCAAGGATCATCATGGAAGGTTATATGTGAAATTATGACGcaatatacatgacggatttcaaatCCGTCATGGGTGGGCACGCATGACAGTTTTTGGTTGATCTGTGACGGACTAGGTCCGTCATATATTAACAACTTTCTTGTAGTGATATTGAATTCATGCACCAGCCAACTCACCCAAAAGTCTGAACTGATGGAGGgaggtgggcaatatatttcaacaatgCATGCATCGTTTTCTGATCTCTTGTTAATTTGGTGTGGTGAAAACAAAGGTGCGGCGTTTTCTGATCTCTTGTTAATTTGGTATGGTGAAAACAAAGGTGCGGCTACTGAGCAGGACGGACGTGTTCATCTCGGCGCACGGGGCGCAGATGACGAACCTGGTGTTCATGGACCGGAACAGCAGCATCATGGAGTTCTACCCGATGGGGTGGAGGCAGCGGGCGGCTGGCGGGCAGTTCGTGTTCCGGTGGATGGCGAGCCGTGCAGGGATGCGCCACGAGGGCTCGTGGTGGGACCCCGCCGGCGACCCTTGCCCTGATGGTAAGCCGGACATTTTCAGCTGCTTCAAGAACCGGCAGATCGGGATGGACGAGGCCGCCTTCAACGAGTTCACGGCCAAAGTTTTCACCGCTAACAAGGAGCGCAAGTCGGCGAAGGCGCGGCGATGGCAAGAAGCAGGAACTAATTGCAAATGCAGCTAGCCAGCCCTCCCTCTATTTTTGTGGTAATTAAGAATAGGCCCCTTTTTCTTGCAACAAAGTTTGACCACAGCTAATGAGATCAGAGCCATCAAAACGGGCGCAATTGGGACTGTGACACACAGAACCGCAACTATTCTCCTTGTCTTGTTTTCATGGGAATTGCTGGGATGGGCGCTGAGGTTGGGATTGCCAGGTGACGTTGACGTTGACGTCCAGTCTGAAGGCGGGCAACGGCCCTGCCAGATTATTTTTAGATACATCCAGCTTCTTCAGCAATCTGAGCTCCATTAGGCTGGAGGGCACCTGGTCTGTCAAGTTGTTGCCATTCAACCTTATAGCCGAGAGCATAGTAAGATTTTCAAGACTGCTGCTAATACTTCCCCTGAGGCCATATCCCGACAGATTTAGCTGTGAGACTCTCCCCTCATAGCATACCACACCAGCCCAATTGCTGCACGCAACGGCGGAGCTATATACCAGATT is drawn from Triticum dicoccoides isolate Atlit2015 ecotype Zavitan chromosome 4A, WEW_v2.0, whole genome shotgun sequence and contains these coding sequences:
- the LOC119287190 gene encoding probable leucine-rich repeat receptor-like protein kinase At1g35710, yielding MRLAAMETSPHLKLVWLALLLALFPQAMAAPPPSLLEEQAGALLAWKATLHNPPAQLRSWGNTTTQPCGWYGIKCGEHQASITQISLQGLRLRAELEALNFTALSTLTSIRLSYNQIRGSFPPALASSLPNLRHLLLQENEISGEIPRQIEQLESLVGLNLSNNHLSGPIPTELGYLKKLKMLDFSNNNLIGLVPRNLWNVTKLTFLYLQTNQLSGYLPRELGYLVNLRRLALNNNKLIGFIPDTFGSLNNLIGLYLWGNQLSGHIPRELGYMVNLQELTINENKLMGSIPNSFGNLTKLTTLYLYDNQLSGHVPQELGSLVNLEDLELSENKLMGSIPNAFGNLTKLTTLYLDTNHFSGHVPRELDSLVNLEDLELRENKLIGSIPNTFGNLTKLTTLYLHDNQLTGHVPRELGFLVNLEDLELSENKLMGSIPNTFGNLTKLTTLYLHDNQLSGHVPRDLGSLVNLEDLELNKNKLVGSIPNTFGNLTKLTTLHLAGNQFSGHVPREIGSLIGLKDLEFDVNNLSGPLPVNLCASGMLERLTASDNNLNGPLPSSLVNCRSLVRVRLERNQIKGDISDMGVYPNLVYMDMSSNNFFGQLSYKWGECHNLTMLRFSNNNLTGEIPASMGRLSNLELLDLSSNKLEGEIPSALGNLKNLFNLSLADNLLHGSIPKQIGALSNLELLDFSSNNLNGSIQDSIEHCLKLHLLKLNHNNFRGNIPDEVGLLHNLHGLLDLSDNSFTGAIPSQLSGMLMLDIMNLSHNELNGSIPSSFRIMESLTSIDVSYNELEGPVPESKLFQGAPIQWFMHNKILCDVVKGLPPCSSATRRREEKKGYKILVLAIVPALMSLVLVAVILMFWHEKKKIKDTNTDKVTQAAAFSIWSFDGGNLFKQIVEATNDFSEMHCIGTGGYGSVYKARLATCEIFAVKKIHMIEDECCMNELVFKREIEALVQIRHRNIVRLFGYCSSSQGRFLIYEYMEKGDLAKTLKDEERAIELDWRRRIHIMIDLVHALAYMHHDCSSPIVHRDITSSNILLDIEFRACISDFGTAKILDMYGQNLTRLAGTKGYLAPELAYTENVTEKCDIYSFGVLVLELFMGSHPGDLLSSLSLATKSNVVCLQDLLDSRLVLPDAETTRKIYYMFNIAVQCLEPSPSRRPTARRASDELSIIKASEDHVDYLQAGITFPAL